A single window of Amyelois transitella isolate CPQ chromosome 17, ilAmyTran1.1, whole genome shotgun sequence DNA harbors:
- the LOC132902718 gene encoding V-type proton ATPase subunit D-like — translation MSGKDKLPIFPSRGAQMLIKGRLAGAVKGHGLLKKKADALQVRFRMILGKIIETKTLMGEVMKEAAFSLAEAKFTTGDFNQVVLQNVTKAQIKIRSKKDNVAGVTLPIFESYQDGSDTYELAGLARGGQQLAKLKKNFQSAVKLLVELASLQTSFVTLDEVIKITNRRVNAIEHVIIPRLERTLAYIISELDELEREEFYRLKKIQDKKKIIKEKAEAKRQEMLKLGMDVRDEASNLLDEQEDDVLF, via the coding sequence ATGTCTGGAAAAGACAAATTACCTATTTTCCCTTCTCGGGGGGCtcaaatgttaataaaagGGCGTTTGGCTGGTGCAGTCAAAGGCCATGGTTTGCTGAAAAAGAAGGCTGATGCTTTACAAGTCAGATTCCGTATGATCTTGGGCAAAATTATTGAGACTAAAACCCTTATGGGTGAAGTGATGAAAGAGGCAGCATTTTCCCTGGCAGAAGCAAAGTTCACGACTGGTGACTTCAATCAAGTGGTGTTGCAGAATGTGACTAAAGCTCAGATAAAGATACGTTCTAAGAAGGACAATGTTGCTGGTGTAACTCTCCCAATCTTTGAGTCTTACCAAGACGGCTCTGACACGTACGAGCTGGCGGGTCTGGCCCGAGGTGGACAGCAGCTGGCTAAGCTCAAGAAGAACTTCCAGAGTGCTGTCAAGCTGCTGGTTGAGCTTGCATCGCTGCAGACGTCATTCGTCACCCTGGACGAAGTTATCAAGATCACCAACAGGCGTGTCAATGCTATTGAGCACGTGATTATACCCAGACTTGAGCGCACACTGGCTTACATCATCTCCGAGTTGGATGAGCTGGAGCGAGAGGAGTTCTACCGGCTGAAGAAGATCCAGGACAAGAAGAAAATCATCAAAGAAAAGGCAGAAGCGAAGAGACAAGAGATGTTGAAATTGGGAATGGACGTGCGCGACGAAGCCTCGAACCTGCTCGACGAACAAGAGGACGACGTTCTCTTCTAA
- the LOC132902757 gene encoding uncharacterized protein LOC132902757 has protein sequence MVLTRSPTRKEATNRPPPEPPTPPPPSSPPLPSHSRAFLTSAGPSDRTQTNISPVCEIGTLLTPNVDLQVPSDPETPRLQYMSDSESASSSQISIASTSTSINPQLSIPQIPTKTAPTPKPTTSKSGKSSASNTVIELPARSDEVKGIDSFMAVITKLTYTINKAVNEGKSVTANNKRLIAAAAQEIQRTAQALVKINEAEPATVPPTAETLPDQSSIVSVIRESIREELKAMLPASVPAPPILTKSFAAAVSAPPPPKLSPPARTLPSIIVKAKETGDKQPVVYDEWKKNISFRNTTYAPSKVKSLRQNMLKVEFDTAEQRNEVLQKVNNIPGIVAEESKLRRPLIILKGVSKEIQREELVDIVSHQNQIPPEDIRLCFLLKNRNDRFFNAVLEVAPAIRRRLVEGERANVEHQRVHVADFSRFVQCYKCLQFGHTNSKCTAEFYPCAHCGSTAHHINSCPDRADPSKKCCFNCKSVRSANTNHTATDNKNCPRICNLQRSYVSQQEFFRHFHLNSYDVALLSEPYVGASLEVKPPPGITIHQFPKGSRVKACIATTSKVAALGLTQLSTANLVVIRVSLGLNNLEIASFYVEPNVDNDDTLGKLDRFLSTAGSAWRLVGGDANGSHQEWGERSANSRGEDLVAVMASYNMSVCNVGHDPTFEAIRHGAHCSSIVDVTYASQSLADAVHNWGVNRDACPSSDHNAVDYELFTLSRPDKPKSSTTFRFSTYRADWSRFHEKLNERLEPLVDSTDFGSLTDTGLDRVVDRLTAIVQDVCYSVLPRKPGPKFYNPWWSEALEQQKKECIRLHHRLHDLKKAKKPLDDAIKVYREAKQEYARTLSKISTEHFRKFCESQGKEDVWAVTNRIIKESPLRRPPQTLKCDGSFTDSGLNTASALLQHFYPDDTLDSSDQHKEMRATMNNLPSAEDDLPFSVAEIRECFSHISPKKAPGADHLTADICCAAFEAQPEFVTALYNRCLQTGHFPKSWKRAVVKILPKPGKTDMDSLSSYRPIGLICVFGKILEKLIVKRIMYKAECENSLSDRQYGFREQVSTTDALDKALEVVKRAKSKGLQIVAVSLDIKAAFDNAWWPALFARLKHIKCPNNIYRLVLDYVSDRIVTLDYANSTASKKMTKGCVQGSACGPVFWNLILDELLTMPLPQGTHIQAFADDVLLIVEGATREYVEAAASTSLDLISSWGERVKLKFGPDKTQCISFSLKTNSATIKMRNSVIPLTDQKKILGVIIDSKLNFIQHVNYAINKASKIFKNLCKFVRPTWGVHPENVECIYRQVIVPIITYAAGIWGTATRFYSVRRALRSFQRSFAIRAIRGFHTISAVAALALAQFAPLHLIINETFHIHNIKRTGTCKELPDDIILYPKSKVRELLHPANRVTINYDEATTQEETTALINPDAPNIFTDGSKKEDGQAGASFVVMREGQQPVIKKFKLCRTATVFMCELFAIAEALKWLTNVNANFTEALIFSDSQSSLKAIQDRSNTDPLVNQIHHLISFLSSIRIIVKFVWSKAHVGIVGNEIADAAAKEAAEKKTATLLNHFPLSHAKRLLRQHTLDAWQCEYESAPQGSVTRSFFPSIFAIAQFRQYIKPSFSVTQILSGHGYHKSYLHKYKITEDDRCPCDDVTPQDVHHLLKSCPIFRKHRETYIMTCLNKNLEPFNMNTVHKSEDAVKYLVEHINQIVNHLKRINGT, from the exons ATGGTGCTCACCCGGTCTCCTACCCGTAAGGAGGCGACTAATCGTCCTCCCCCTGAACCCCCCACGCCCCCTCCACCTTCTTCTCCACCTTTACCGAGCCATTCTAGGGCCTTTTTAACATCGGCTGGCCCCTCCGACCGCAcccaaacaaatatttcaccCGTTTGCGAAATCGGCACTCTGCTCACCCCCAATGTGGACCTCCAAGTGCCTTCCGACCCAGAAACGCCTCGTCTGCAGTACATGTCGGACAGTGAGTCGGCTAGCAGCTCACAAATTAGCATCGCAAGCACAAGCACAAGCATCAATCCCCAATTATCCATACCtcaaatacctacaaaaaCTGCACCTACCCCTAAACCAACCACTAGTAAATCCGGCAAGTCATCAGCCAGCAACACGGTCATCGAGTTGCCGGCTCGCTCGGATGAGGTGAAAGGCATAGACTCCTTCATGGCCGTAATCACCAAATTAACGTACACTATAAATAAAGCCGTCAATGAGGGGAAAAGTGTAACAGCCAACAACAAGCGACTCATTGCGGCAGCGGCGCAAGAGATCCAGAGAACTGCGCAAGCGCTGGTCAAGATCAATGAGGCCGAGCCCGCTACTGTGCCCCCGACTGCTGAAACTCTCCCGGATCAGAGCTCAATTGTCTCTGTAATCCGTGAGAGCATTCGCGAGGAGCTAAAAGCGATGTTGCCCGCCTCAGTACCCGCTCCGCCAATACTCACCAAATCCTTCGCCGCGGCCGTGTCGGCGCCGCCTCCACCCAAGCTCTCTCCCCCTGCGCGTACACTGCCTTCGATCATCGTGAAGGCCAAGGAAACCGGTGACAAGCAGCCGGTGGTGTACGATGAgtggaagaaaaatatatctttccgTAATACTACCTATGCTCCCTCAAAAGTGAAATCTTTGCGCCAGAATATGTTAAAAGTTGAGTTCGACACCGCCGAACAGCGCAACGAAGTGTTGCAAAAAGTCAACAACATCCCCGGTATTGTCGCAGAGGAGTCTAAACTCCGCCGACCCCTCATCATCCTAAAGGGAGTCAGCAAGGAGATACAGAGAGAGGAATTGGTGGACATAGTGAGCCACCAAAATCAAATTCCACCTGAGGACATCCGGCTCTGCTTTCTCCTGAAGAATCGTAATGACCGCTTCTTCAATGCGGTGCTAGAAGTTGCTCCGGCGATCCGGCGCAGGTTAGTTGAAGGCGAGCGTGCGAACGTGGAGCACCAGCGGGTGCACGTGGCGGACTTTAGCCGCTTTGTGCAATGTTATAAGTGCCTGCAGTTCGGGCACACTAACAGCAAGTGCACCGCTGAGTTCTACCCGTGCGCCCACTGCGGCTCCACTGCACACCACATCAACTCTTGCCCCGACCGCGCCGACCCCAGCAAAAAATGTTGCTTTAACTGCAAGTCCGTACGCAGCGCTAATACCAACCACACAGCCACAGACAACAAAAATTGCCCCAGAATA tgcaACCTTCAGCGCTCATACGTTTCACAGCAGGAGTTCTTTAGGCACTTCCACCTAAACTCCTATGACGTTGCTCTTCTCTCTGAACCGTATGTTGGTGCTTCCTTGGAGGTAAAACCCCCTCCGGGCATCACAATCCATCAGTTCCCGAAAGGATCACGTGTCAAAGCGTGTATCGCTACCACATCAAAAGTGGCCGCGCTGGGACTTACGCAGCTATCCACCGCAAACTTGGTCGTCATTAGAGTCAGTCTGGGACTCAACAATTTGGAAATTGCATCTTTCTACGTCGAACCTAACGTGGATAACGACGACACCTTAGGTAAATTGGACCGGTTCCTTAGTACAGCAGGCTCCGCCTGGAGACTGGTCGGCGGCGATGCCAATGGCAGTCACCAGGAGTGGGGCGAAAGATCAGCGAACTCTCGCGGGGAGGATCTCGTTGCGGTAATGGCATCGTACAACATGTCCGTTTGCAACGTGGGTCACGACCCTACTTTTGAGGCCATCCGGCACGGCGCTCACTGCTCCTCGATAGTCGACGTTACCTATGCGTCTCAAAGCCTGGCAGACGCGGTACACAATTGGGGAGTCAATCGCGACGCTTGCCCGTCCTCGGACCACAATGCAGTTGACTATGAACTGTTCACTCTGTCCAGACCTGATAAGCCGAAAAGTAGCACCACCTTCAGATTCTCTACATATCGAGCCGACTGGAGCAGGTTCCACGAAAAACTCAATGAGAGATTGGAGCCGCTGGTCGATTCGACTGATTTCGGCTCCCTCACCGACACCGGCCTGGATCGTGTGGTAGACCGTCTTACCGCAATTGTTCAGGACGTCTGCTACAGCGTGCTTCCCCGCAAACCGGGCCCCAAGTTTTATAACCCGTGGTGGTCCGAAGCATTAGAACAGCAAAAGAAAGAGTGCATACGACTTCACCACCGTCTCCATGACCTCAAGAAAGCAAAGAAACCTCTAGATGATGCTATTAAAGTATACCGGGAAGCAAAGCAGGAATATGCACGGACTTTGTCCAAAATATCTACGGAGCATTTCCGAAAGTTTTGTGAGTCTCAGGGCAAGGAGGACGTTTGGGCCGTCACGAACAGAATTATCAAGGAGTCCCCGTTGAGAAGACCTCCACAAACTCTTAAATGCGACGGGAGTTTCACTGATAGTGGCCTCAACACAGCCTCCGCACTCCTACAACACTTCTATCCCGATGACACCTTGGATAGTTCGGATCAACATAAAGAAATGCGCGCTACTATGAACAATCTACCTAGCGCAGAGGACGACTTACCATTCTCTGTAGCGGAAATCAGGGAGTGCTTCTCTCACATCAGTCCGAAAAAGGCCCCTGGAGCCGATCACTTGACGGCGGACATTTGCTGCGCAGCATTTGAAGCACAACCTGAGTTCGTTACAGCTCTCTACAATAGGTGTTTGCAGACTGGTCACTTCCCGAAGTCCTGGAAGAGAGCCGTGGTCAAAATTCTGCCTAAACCCGGTAAAACAGACATGGATTCACTAAGTTCTTATAGACCCATTGGTTTGATTTGTGtgtttggaaaaatattggaGAAGCTAATCGTGAAAAGGATAATGTATAAGGCTGAATGTGAAAACTCTCTAAGCGACAGACAGTACGGCTTCAGAGAGCAGGTCTCTACGACGGACGCTCTTGATAAGGCCTTAGAAGTCGTAAAGAGAGCAAAATCGAAGGGCCTACAAATAGTCGCCGTCTCGCTCGACATAAAAGCAGCTTTCGACAACGCTTGGTGGCCGGCTCTATTCGCTCGCctcaaacatataaaatgtcCCAACAATATTTACCGCCTCGTTCTGGACTACGTTTCAGACAGGATCGTCACGCTGGACTACGCCAACAGTACAGCATCTAAAAAGATGACTAAAGGCTGCGTCCAAGGCTCTGCTTGCGGCCCGGTGTTCTGGAACCTAATCCTGGACGAGTTGCTCACCATGCCACTGCCACAGGGCACCCACATACAGGCCTTCGCAGATGACGTGTTGCTGATAGTGGAGGGCGCGACGCGGGAATACGTGGAAGCGGCCGCCTCCACCAGCCTCGACCTCATTAGCTCTTGGGGGGAACGGGTCAAACTCAAGTTCGGTCCGGACAAAACCCAATGCATTtcgttttcattaaaaactaaTTCGGCTACCATTAAAATGCGCAATAGTGTAATACCTTTAActgatcaaaaaaaaatcctggGCGTAATTATAGATTCTAAGCTAAACTTTATCCAACATGTTAACTACGCTATTAATAAAGCcagtaaaatattcaaaaacctATGTAAGTTTGTCCGACCAACTTGGGGCGTTCACCCCGAGAATGTCGAGTGCATATATCGGCAAGTCATCGTCCCTATCATCACATATGCTGCAGGTATCTGGGGTACGGCCACTAGATTTTACTCTGTGCGCCGAGCCCTCAGATCTTTCCAACGGAGCTTTGCCATCAGAGCAATTCGCGGCTTTCATACTATCTCGGCAGTTGCGGCACTTGCGTTAGCTCAATTTGCTCCCCTCCACCTAATAATAAACGAAACATTCCACATCCACAACATCAAACGGACCGGAACATGCAAAGAACTGCCTGACGATATAATACTATATCCAAAATCCAAAGTCAGAGAACTCTTACATCCGGCCAACCGGGTCACCATAAATTACGATGAAGCTACCACGCAGGAAGAAACCACTGCTCTAATAAATCCTGATGCTCCAAATATTTTCACGGACGGTAGCAAGAAAGAAGACGGACAAGCGGGGGCTTCGTTCGTGGTGATGCGGGAAGGACAGCAACCTGTAATcaagaaattcaaattgtgCCGCACTGCCACAGTTTTTATGTGCGAGTTATTCGCCATAGCCGAAGCTCTCAAGTGGCTCACAAATGTAAACGCTAACTTTACTGAAGCTCTCATCTTCTCGGACTCCCAATCATCCCTCAAGGCCATTCAAGACCGTAGCAACACCGACCCATTAGTGAACCAAATTCACCACCTCATCTCTTTCCTCTCCTCCATCCGTATAATAGTCAAATTCGTCTGGTCTAAGGCTCATGTTGGCATAGTGGGGAACGAGATAGCAGACGCTGCGGCTAAGGAGGCCGCTGAGAAGAAAACCGCAACTCTGCTAAATCATTTCCCACTCTCACACGCCAAGCGTCTTCTGCGCCAGCACACTTTAGACGCCTGGCAGTGCGAATATGAGTCGGCCCCGCAAGGGTCCGTAACAAGGTCCTTCTTTCCATCTATCTTTGCAATAGCCCAATTCCGACAGTACATTAAACCTTCGTTCTCCGTCACTCAAATCTTATCAGGTCATGGATATCATAAGTCATACCTACACAAGTACAAAATCACTGAGGACGATCGTTGTCCTTGTGACGACGTGACTCCACAGGACGTCCACCATCTTCTTAAATCCTGCCCAATATTCCGTAAGCACCGAGAAACATATATAATGACATGCCTCAATAAGAACTTAGAACCATTTAACATGAacactgtacataaatctGAAGACGccgtaaaatatttagtagAACATATAAACCAAAtagtaaatcatttaaaacGGATCAACGGCACCTAG